A portion of the Segatella copri DSM 18205 genome contains these proteins:
- the ybeY gene encoding rRNA maturation RNase YbeY: protein MITYNVDGVKMPKIKKRDTSAWIRKVAASHGRKVGEIGYMFVDDEKILEVNNEYLGHDYYTDVITFDYDEDDVINGDIVISLDTVRTNAEQFGKTYDDELHRVIIHGILHLCGINDKGPGEREIMEENENKALALLEGASILKK from the coding sequence ATGATAACATACAATGTAGATGGCGTGAAAATGCCAAAGATAAAGAAGCGTGATACGAGTGCCTGGATTCGCAAGGTCGCTGCCTCTCATGGCCGCAAGGTGGGTGAGATTGGCTATATGTTTGTAGATGACGAGAAGATTCTCGAAGTAAACAACGAGTATCTGGGTCATGATTACTATACCGATGTCATCACCTTCGATTATGATGAGGATGATGTGATTAACGGCGACATCGTGATTTCGCTCGATACGGTCCGCACCAATGCCGAGCAGTTTGGCAAGACCTACGATGATGAGCTCCATCGCGTCATCATCCATGGCATCCTGCACCTCTGCGGAATCAACGACAAGGGTCCGGGAGAGCGTGAAATCATGGAGGAGAACGAGAACAAGGCACTCGCCCTGCTCGAAGGTGCTTCGATATTGAAGAAGTAA
- a CDS encoding S41 family peptidase: MKKYLFIALMAFLAVTSASAQLRIKMGKNSPIEKLGRAEIAITNLYVDSVDENKLVEDAIRGMLEKLDPHSSYATAKETKAMNEPLNGSFDGIGVQFNMVDDTLLVIQPVTNGPSEKVGIIAGDRIVAVNDTAISGVKMSKEEIMKRLRGPKGTTVNLTIVRRGIKDKLIFKVKRDKIPVTTMDAAYMIRPGIGYIRLGSFGLTSHKEVTIAMDSLKKKGMKDLIFDLEDNGGGYLQAAAQIANEFLQKGDLIVYTSGRAAPRQEYKAQANGRWRKGKVVVLTNEFTASAAEIVSGAIQDQDRGVVVGRRTFGKGLVQRPLTFDDGSEIRLTIAHYYTPSGRCIQKPYKKGDRLDYAMDLDKRYKHGEFTNQDSIHLSDSLKYYTLRKHRVVYGGGGIMPDYFVPLDTTKYTKMHRQLAAKSIVINHSLKFIDAHRKELKSQYKDFDKFLATYEVPSSLIDGIIAEGKKEKIEPKDEAELIQTKKYLALQLKALVARDIWDMSQYFQVWNETNEIVQRAVQLLTTGK, from the coding sequence ATGAAGAAATATCTATTTATTGCGCTCATGGCATTCCTGGCAGTAACTTCTGCCAGTGCCCAGCTGCGCATCAAGATGGGCAAGAACAGCCCGATAGAGAAGTTGGGAAGGGCTGAAATCGCCATTACCAACCTTTATGTGGATAGTGTGGATGAGAATAAGCTCGTAGAGGACGCCATCCGAGGCATGCTCGAAAAGCTCGACCCTCATTCTTCTTACGCTACAGCCAAGGAAACCAAGGCGATGAACGAGCCGCTGAACGGCAGTTTTGATGGCATTGGCGTGCAGTTTAACATGGTAGATGATACGCTGCTCGTTATCCAGCCGGTTACGAACGGACCTTCTGAGAAGGTGGGAATCATTGCCGGCGACCGCATTGTGGCTGTAAACGATACTGCCATTTCGGGCGTCAAGATGAGCAAGGAGGAAATCATGAAGCGCCTTCGTGGTCCTAAGGGAACAACGGTGAACCTTACCATTGTGCGCCGTGGCATCAAGGATAAACTCATCTTCAAGGTAAAGCGCGATAAAATTCCGGTAACAACGATGGATGCAGCTTATATGATTCGTCCGGGCATCGGATACATCCGATTGGGAAGCTTCGGTCTTACCAGTCATAAAGAGGTAACAATAGCGATGGATTCGCTGAAAAAGAAGGGAATGAAGGACCTTATCTTCGACCTTGAGGATAATGGCGGAGGCTATCTTCAGGCTGCGGCTCAGATTGCCAACGAGTTCCTGCAGAAGGGCGATCTCATCGTTTATACCAGCGGTCGTGCTGCGCCTCGTCAGGAATATAAGGCGCAGGCTAACGGCAGATGGCGCAAGGGCAAGGTGGTGGTGCTCACCAATGAGTTTACCGCTTCTGCCGCCGAGATTGTTTCCGGAGCCATCCAGGATCAGGACCGTGGCGTAGTGGTTGGTCGCAGAACCTTCGGCAAGGGATTGGTGCAGCGTCCGCTGACCTTTGATGATGGTAGCGAGATTCGTCTCACCATCGCCCATTACTATACGCCTAGCGGCAGATGCATCCAGAAGCCATATAAGAAAGGTGACAGATTGGATTATGCGATGGATCTGGACAAGCGTTACAAGCATGGCGAGTTCACCAATCAGGACAGCATCCATCTTTCAGACAGTCTGAAGTATTATACCTTGCGCAAGCATCGTGTAGTTTATGGTGGTGGTGGAATCATGCCAGATTATTTCGTGCCGCTAGATACAACCAAGTACACCAAGATGCACCGTCAGTTGGCAGCCAAGAGTATCGTTATCAACCACAGTCTGAAGTTCATCGATGCGCATCGTAAGGAGCTGAAGAGCCAGTATAAGGATTTCGATAAGTTCCTCGCCACCTACGAGGTTCCTTCTTCGCTGATAGATGGCATTATCGCCGAGGGCAAGAAGGAGAAGATAGAGCCAAAGGATGAGGCTGAATTAATTCAGACGAAGAAATACCTCGCCCTGCAGCTGAAAGCCCTTGTAGCACGAGATATCTGGGATATGAGCCAATACTTCCAGGTCTGGAACGAGACCAACGAGATAGTTCAGCGAGCCGTGCAGCTGCTGACTACGGGGAAGTAA
- the dprA gene encoding DNA-processing protein DprA, producing the protein MADQQEILNTILLTRLNYFSLAGMLELYRTVGSATLILEHKNNLRDILPDASDKLVSAIQNCEEARKRAEEELEYDIRYGIEPIPMNDDRYPQRLKDCDDAPLILFYKGNANLNQQRVINIVGTRHCTPYGEDLIRRFITDLKQLSPNVLIISGLAYGVDIVAHRQALANGYETIGVLAHGLDDLYPRQHRETAARMIEQGGLLTEFLTRTNADKINFVRRNRIVAGMSDACILIESAAHGGGLITCDISQSYGRDVFAFPGRIGDYYSEGCNNLIRNNGATLITSAEDFAKDMRWQDDATLMRAKQQGIERSLFPELSTEEELIVSILSKTNDLQINIISVKSNIDISRLTSLLFQMEMKGIIRTLAGGMYHLLK; encoded by the coding sequence ATGGCTGATCAACAGGAAATACTGAACACCATCCTCCTGACAAGGCTCAATTACTTCAGCCTGGCAGGAATGCTGGAGCTATACAGAACGGTAGGCTCCGCCACGCTCATCCTGGAGCATAAGAACAACCTCAGAGACATCCTCCCCGATGCCTCGGATAAACTCGTGAGCGCTATACAGAACTGCGAAGAAGCCCGAAAACGCGCTGAGGAAGAGCTGGAGTACGACATACGCTACGGAATAGAACCCATTCCGATGAACGACGACCGCTATCCGCAACGCCTCAAAGACTGCGATGACGCACCCCTCATCCTCTTCTATAAAGGCAACGCCAACCTCAACCAGCAGCGCGTCATCAACATCGTAGGAACCCGCCACTGCACGCCTTACGGCGAAGACCTCATCCGCCGCTTCATCACCGACCTGAAACAGCTCTCGCCCAACGTGCTCATCATAAGCGGACTTGCCTACGGAGTGGACATCGTGGCGCACCGCCAGGCACTCGCCAACGGCTACGAAACCATAGGCGTGCTGGCTCACGGTCTGGATGACCTCTATCCCCGTCAGCACCGGGAAACGGCGGCAAGAATGATAGAACAGGGCGGACTGCTCACCGAATTCCTTACCCGTACAAACGCTGATAAGATAAACTTCGTGCGCCGCAACCGCATCGTAGCGGGAATGTCGGATGCCTGCATCCTGATAGAGAGCGCAGCTCACGGCGGCGGTCTCATCACCTGCGATATTTCGCAATCCTACGGCAGAGACGTCTTCGCCTTCCCGGGCAGAATAGGTGATTACTACAGCGAGGGCTGCAACAACCTGATACGCAACAACGGCGCCACGCTCATCACCAGTGCCGAGGACTTTGCGAAGGACATGCGCTGGCAGGATGACGCCACCCTGATGCGAGCCAAGCAGCAAGGCATCGAGCGCAGCCTCTTCCCCGAGTTATCAACAGAAGAAGAGCTCATCGTCAGCATCCTCTCAAAGACAAACGACCTGCAGATCAACATCATCAGCGTGAAGTCGAACATCGACATCTCCCGCCTCACCTCCCTCCTCTTCCAGATGGAAATGAAAGGAATCATCCGCACCCTGGCAGGGGGAATGTATCATCTTTTAAAGTGA
- the ruvB gene encoding Holliday junction branch migration DNA helicase RuvB gives MNEDFDIRQEIVSPAEKEFEKALRPLKFSDFSGQNGVVENLEVFVEAAKYRGEPLDHTLLHGPPGLGKTTLSNIIANELGVGFKITSGPVLDKPGDLAGILTSLEPNDVLFIDEIHRLSPVVEEYLYSAMEDYRIDIMIDKGPSARSIQIDLNPFTLVGATTRSGLLTAPLRARFGINLHLEYYDPATLQKIIKRSAMLLKVPIEDEAAVEISRRSRGTPRIANSLLRRVRDFAQVKGNGTITYGIAQMALKALNIDQYGLDEIDNKILTTIIDKFRGGPVGVSTIATAIGEDGGTVEEVYEPFLIMEGFIKRTPRGRMATPLAYEHLGRNPYTSNIMQGDLFE, from the coding sequence ATGAACGAAGATTTTGATATAAGACAAGAAATAGTTTCGCCTGCCGAAAAGGAATTCGAGAAGGCGCTGCGCCCGCTGAAGTTTTCTGATTTCAGCGGACAGAATGGCGTGGTGGAAAATCTCGAGGTCTTTGTTGAGGCTGCCAAATATCGTGGCGAACCGCTCGACCATACGCTCCTCCATGGTCCGCCGGGATTGGGTAAGACCACGCTGAGCAACATCATCGCCAACGAACTGGGCGTAGGATTCAAGATTACATCGGGTCCTGTGCTTGATAAGCCGGGCGATCTGGCGGGAATCCTTACCTCGCTGGAGCCCAACGATGTGCTCTTTATCGATGAAATCCACCGACTTTCGCCTGTGGTAGAGGAGTATCTCTATTCGGCGATGGAGGATTACCGCATCGATATCATGATAGACAAGGGTCCTTCGGCTCGCAGCATCCAGATAGACTTGAATCCGTTTACCCTCGTGGGAGCAACAACGAGAAGCGGTCTGCTTACAGCTCCTCTCCGTGCCCGTTTCGGAATCAATCTGCATCTGGAATATTACGACCCGGCTACGCTTCAGAAGATTATCAAGCGAAGTGCGATGCTCCTGAAGGTGCCGATAGAGGATGAGGCGGCAGTGGAAATCTCCCGCCGTTCGCGCGGAACTCCTCGTATCGCCAATTCCCTGCTCAGAAGAGTGCGTGATTTTGCCCAGGTAAAGGGCAACGGAACCATCACTTACGGTATTGCCCAGATGGCTCTCAAGGCGCTCAACATCGACCAGTATGGCTTGGACGAGATAGATAATAAGATTCTCACCACCATCATCGACAAGTTCCGTGGTGGTCCGGTAGGCGTAAGCACCATTGCCACGGCAATAGGCGAGGATGGTGGCACCGTAGAGGAGGTTTACGAGCCGTTCCTCATCATGGAGGGTTTCATCAAGCGCACGCCGCGAGGCAGAATGGCAACGCCGCTTGCCTACGAGCATCTCGGCAGAAATCCGTATACAAGCAATATTATGCAGGGAGACTTGTTTGAGTAA
- a CDS encoding bile acid:sodium symporter family protein gives MLKLFQGLSKLLANYTSIFVIGVAVFTFFFPHTFDWVRGTTQTVILGIIMLTMGLTLTTNDFKILAQRPLDVFIGACAQFIIMPGVAYTLVHVWHLDPALALGILLVGCCPGGVSSNIMSYLCHGDVAFSVGMTCASTILAPVMTPLLMKITAGEIIHVDAVGMFINILIVTIIPVAIGCALNYIYGKKDCFPTIQSLMPGISVTCLAIIVGGVISTVHDDLVARGLSLFLWTFAVVFCHNTLGYLLGWLAGKCAGFNTAKKRTISIEVGMQNAGLATVLAGNFFAAQPLAVLPCAISCAWHSISGTILAGIYLKWDHLHEKK, from the coding sequence ATGCTTAAGTTATTTCAAGGGCTCAGCAAGCTGCTGGCCAATTACACATCTATCTTCGTGATAGGTGTTGCAGTGTTCACATTCTTCTTCCCACATACCTTCGACTGGGTGCGCGGAACTACTCAAACCGTCATTCTCGGCATCATCATGCTCACAATGGGTCTGACCTTGACCACCAACGACTTCAAGATTCTGGCTCAGCGCCCGCTGGATGTCTTCATCGGAGCCTGTGCCCAGTTTATCATCATGCCGGGTGTGGCTTACACCCTGGTTCATGTGTGGCATCTTGACCCAGCCCTGGCACTCGGAATCCTGCTGGTAGGTTGCTGTCCGGGCGGCGTTTCGAGCAACATCATGAGTTATCTGTGTCATGGCGACGTAGCTTTCTCCGTAGGAATGACCTGCGCCTCTACCATTCTTGCACCAGTGATGACTCCGCTGCTGATGAAGATTACAGCAGGCGAGATTATCCATGTAGATGCTGTGGGAATGTTCATCAACATCCTCATCGTAACGATTATTCCTGTAGCCATCGGCTGCGCCCTCAACTATATTTACGGCAAGAAAGACTGCTTCCCTACCATCCAGAGTCTGATGCCGGGCATCAGCGTTACGTGTCTGGCAATCATCGTAGGCGGCGTGATTTCTACGGTTCACGATGACCTCGTAGCCCGCGGCTTATCGCTTTTCCTCTGGACTTTCGCCGTGGTTTTCTGCCACAATACGCTGGGTTACCTTCTGGGTTGGCTTGCCGGCAAATGTGCCGGATTCAATACCGCCAAGAAGCGTACCATCAGTATTGAGGTCGGCATGCAGAACGCCGGTCTTGCTACGGTACTTGCCGGCAACTTCTTCGCAGCCCAGCCTCTCGCCGTATTGCCTTGCGCCATCAGCTGCGCCTGGCACAGTATTTCCGGCACCATCCTTGCAGGAATCTATCTGAAATGGGACCATCTGCATGAGAAGAAGTAA
- a CDS encoding DUF2851 family protein yields the protein MEQLLHYVWKHKLFPLSPLTTTWHQDVEVIDPGLHNRNAGPDFFNAKIKLNGTLWVGNVEIHDKASDWYVHGHDKDERYDNVILHVCGTIDVEAKNSKGEPLVQLQLDIPDNVSKHYQELLNIDQYPPCYQIIPSLTRLTVHSWMSALQTERLSQKTDAIEARVKQCNGDWENAYFVTLARNYGFGINGDAFEQWAYHLPLRAVDHHRDDLFQIEAIFLGQAGLLELNTIPERYQKDALNDGYFSRLRNEYLYLSHKFSLQPMDYKQWRFLRLRPQNFPHIRISQLANLYYNRRAGLSQLLEASTVKEAKQVLSTSVTEYWETHYTFGSTSIRNEKHLSPFSLNLLIINTVVPILFAYGRHRGEEKYCDRAFDFLEELKAENNHIVRMWKECGLPVENAGDSQALIQLKKEYCDRKECLRCRIGYEYLKR from the coding sequence ATGGAGCAACTCCTTCATTATGTGTGGAAGCACAAGCTCTTCCCACTCTCTCCACTCACCACCACCTGGCACCAGGATGTGGAAGTAATTGACCCCGGACTGCACAACCGCAATGCAGGGCCCGATTTCTTCAATGCCAAAATCAAACTCAACGGAACCCTATGGGTGGGAAACGTGGAGATTCACGACAAGGCAAGCGACTGGTATGTGCACGGACATGATAAGGATGAACGCTACGACAACGTTATCCTGCACGTTTGCGGAACCATCGATGTAGAGGCAAAGAACTCGAAAGGCGAGCCCCTCGTGCAGTTGCAGCTCGACATCCCCGACAACGTATCGAAACATTATCAGGAGCTGCTGAACATCGACCAGTATCCTCCCTGCTACCAGATTATCCCATCGCTCACCCGCCTCACCGTACACAGTTGGATGAGCGCCCTGCAAACCGAGCGCTTATCGCAGAAAACCGATGCGATAGAGGCGCGCGTGAAGCAATGTAACGGCGATTGGGAAAACGCCTACTTCGTGACCCTGGCGCGCAACTACGGGTTCGGAATCAACGGCGACGCCTTCGAGCAGTGGGCCTACCATCTGCCGCTGAGAGCCGTAGACCATCATCGCGACGACCTCTTCCAGATAGAAGCCATCTTCCTGGGGCAAGCCGGACTGCTGGAACTGAACACCATTCCCGAAAGATATCAGAAAGACGCGCTGAACGACGGCTATTTCTCCCGATTGAGGAACGAATATCTCTATCTCTCGCATAAATTCTCGCTGCAGCCGATGGATTACAAGCAGTGGCGCTTCCTGCGTCTGCGTCCGCAGAACTTCCCTCACATCCGCATCTCGCAGTTAGCCAATCTTTATTATAACCGCCGTGCGGGACTGAGCCAGCTGCTCGAGGCAAGCACGGTGAAGGAGGCGAAGCAGGTGCTCTCAACCAGCGTTACGGAGTATTGGGAAACCCATTATACCTTCGGCAGCACGAGCATCCGTAACGAGAAGCACCTCTCCCCTTTCTCGCTCAATCTGCTCATCATCAACACCGTGGTTCCCATCCTCTTTGCCTACGGCAGGCACCGGGGCGAGGAGAAATACTGCGACCGCGCCTTCGACTTCCTGGAGGAGCTGAAGGCCGAGAATAACCACATAGTAAGGATGTGGAAGGAATGCGGCCTGCCGGTAGAGAACGCCGGGGATAGCCAGGCACTCATACAGCTGAAGAAGGAATACTGCGACAGGAAGGAATGCCTGAGGTGCAGGATAGGTTACGAATACTTGAAAAGATAA
- the lepB gene encoding signal peptidase I gives MIDKQKQKLNMKVQWAKFAVVLALYLLFLVWVESWLGLIVVPFIFDVYITKKIHWQWWKDEEGPVRFIMSWVDALVFALVAVYFINLFFFQNYVIPSSSLEKSLLTGDYLFVSKVSYGPRIPETPLTMPLTQHTMPLVNVKSYIEWPHWDYRRVKGLGNVKLNDIVVFNYPAGDTLVNEERYQANDYYQMVYSIGDQLMQQNGQERDVRAMNPLQQRHYFEQVYATGRNYISSMPGEYGDIISRPTDRRENYVKRCVGLPGQTLQIKNRIVYLNGKANKEPDNVQYTYKMKLKGEFPIDLADELGITNEDLLMYNQSGVIPLTKKAYMALKANRKLVESISINTDATYGDLYPLNIYTGWTRDNYGPVWIPKKGESIALTLKNLPVYERCIKVYEGNDLKVDYAGRIFINGKQAKSYTFKLDYYWMMGDNRHNSADSRYWGFVPEDHIVGKPIFIWWSHSPDHPGFSGIRWNRLFTFVDNIK, from the coding sequence ATGATAGACAAGCAGAAACAAAAACTCAATATGAAGGTACAGTGGGCGAAGTTCGCAGTGGTTCTCGCCCTCTATCTCCTCTTTCTGGTTTGGGTAGAAAGCTGGTTGGGACTCATTGTGGTTCCGTTCATCTTCGACGTTTACATCACCAAGAAGATTCACTGGCAGTGGTGGAAGGATGAGGAAGGCCCTGTGCGCTTCATCATGAGCTGGGTAGATGCGCTCGTGTTCGCTCTCGTAGCGGTTTATTTCATCAACCTCTTCTTCTTCCAGAACTATGTGATTCCGTCTTCCTCTCTCGAAAAGAGTCTCCTCACGGGCGATTATCTCTTCGTGAGCAAGGTAAGCTACGGTCCTCGCATTCCTGAAACTCCGCTCACCATGCCGCTCACCCAGCACACCATGCCGCTGGTCAACGTGAAGAGCTACATTGAGTGGCCTCACTGGGATTACCGCCGCGTGAAGGGATTGGGCAACGTGAAGCTCAACGACATCGTTGTGTTCAACTATCCTGCAGGCGATACGCTCGTCAATGAGGAGCGCTATCAGGCGAATGATTACTACCAGATGGTTTACAGCATCGGCGACCAGCTGATGCAGCAGAACGGACAGGAAAGGGATGTGCGCGCGATGAACCCATTGCAGCAGCGCCACTATTTTGAGCAGGTTTATGCTACTGGCCGCAACTACATCAGCAGCATGCCGGGCGAATATGGCGACATCATCAGCCGTCCTACCGACCGCCGAGAGAACTATGTAAAGCGATGCGTAGGCTTGCCTGGACAGACCCTGCAGATCAAGAACCGCATCGTTTATCTGAACGGAAAGGCAAACAAGGAGCCTGATAACGTGCAGTATACTTATAAGATGAAGCTCAAGGGCGAGTTCCCAATCGACCTTGCCGATGAGTTGGGAATCACCAACGAAGACCTGCTGATGTATAATCAGAGTGGCGTGATTCCGCTTACCAAGAAGGCTTACATGGCGCTGAAGGCGAACAGAAAACTCGTAGAGAGCATCTCTATCAATACGGATGCAACCTATGGCGACCTCTACCCGCTCAACATCTATACCGGCTGGACAAGAGATAATTACGGTCCGGTTTGGATTCCGAAGAAGGGCGAGAGCATCGCTCTTACGCTGAAGAATCTGCCTGTATACGAGCGCTGCATCAAGGTTTACGAGGGCAACGACCTGAAGGTAGACTACGCTGGCCGCATCTTCATCAACGGCAAGCAGGCGAAGAGCTATACCTTCAAGCTCGACTACTACTGGATGATGGGCGACAACCGCCACAACTCAGCCGACAGCCGCTACTGGGGTTTCGTGCCTGAGGATCACATCGTGGGCAAGCCTATCTTCATCTGGTGGAGCCACAGCCCAGATCATCCGGGCTTCTCGGGCATCCGTTGGAATCGCCTCTTCACTTTTGTAGACAATATTAAGTAA
- the coaD gene encoding pantetheine-phosphate adenylyltransferase: protein MKIGIFTGTFDPFTIGHQNIAERALPMFDKLVIAVAVSKLKHASEEISKRVEDIKAVFPKECSELVDAEDASKGYRLEVVSYDDLTIDLAHRLGARFLVRGVRSAKDFEYEREQADINKQLGGVETILLFSDPRYSSISSTLVRELRFFGREVDEFLPKIK from the coding sequence ATGAAGATTGGGATTTTTACGGGTACATTCGACCCATTTACGATAGGACATCAGAACATTGCCGAGCGTGCCTTGCCGATGTTCGACAAGCTCGTGATTGCAGTGGCGGTGAGCAAGCTGAAGCACGCCAGCGAGGAAATCTCGAAGCGTGTGGAGGATATCAAGGCTGTTTTCCCGAAGGAATGTTCGGAACTGGTAGATGCGGAGGATGCATCTAAGGGTTATCGCCTGGAGGTGGTTTCTTACGATGATCTCACCATCGATTTGGCGCATCGCCTGGGAGCCAGGTTTCTGGTTCGTGGCGTCCGTTCTGCCAAGGATTTCGAGTACGAAAGAGAGCAGGCTGACATCAATAAGCAGTTGGGCGGCGTAGAAACCATCCTGCTGTTTTCAGACCCAAGATACAGCAGCATCAGCTCAACGCTGGTTAGGGAGCTGAGATTCTTCGGAAGAGAAGTAGATGAATTTTTACCAAAAATAAAATAA
- the dapB gene encoding 4-hydroxy-tetrahydrodipicolinate reductase: MKIALIGYGKMGHMIEEIALQRGHEIVCKIDVNNPQDIDSPEFCSADVAIEFTNPTAAYGNYLKAFSHNVKVVSGSTGWMKDHKEDVEKLCADGKQTLFWASNFSIGVAIFSAVNRYLAKIMNGFPQYSVCMQETHHVHKLDAPSGTAITLAEEIIDNIDRKKDWKRGVTYWTEDGHHDEGDANITDEDLVINCVRDGEVPGIHAVMYDSDADMITIEHSAHSRKGFALGAVLAAEFTANHSGLLTTSDLFKF; encoded by the coding sequence ATGAAAATTGCTTTGATCGGCTACGGAAAGATGGGACACATGATCGAGGAGATCGCCCTGCAGCGTGGCCACGAAATCGTTTGTAAGATTGACGTGAATAACCCTCAAGACATCGACAGCCCGGAGTTCTGCTCTGCTGATGTAGCCATTGAGTTTACCAACCCTACTGCCGCCTACGGCAACTATCTGAAGGCTTTCTCTCACAACGTGAAGGTGGTTTCAGGTTCTACAGGTTGGATGAAAGACCATAAGGAAGACGTGGAGAAACTCTGCGCCGACGGTAAGCAGACCCTCTTCTGGGCGTCTAACTTCAGCATCGGTGTGGCAATCTTCTCTGCCGTAAACCGCTATCTGGCCAAGATCATGAACGGATTCCCACAGTACTCTGTATGCATGCAGGAAACCCACCACGTTCATAAGCTTGATGCGCCATCAGGTACAGCCATCACCCTTGCCGAGGAAATCATCGACAACATCGACAGAAAGAAGGACTGGAAGCGTGGCGTTACTTACTGGACTGAGGATGGTCATCACGATGAGGGCGATGCAAACATTACCGATGAGGATTTGGTTATTAACTGCGTACGCGATGGTGAGGTTCCTGGAATCCACGCCGTGATGTATGACAGCGATGCTGATATGATTACCATCGAGCACAGCGCCCATTCTCGCAAGGGTTTCGCCCTGGGAGCCGTTCTCGCAGCTGAGTTCACAGCCAACCATTCCGGCTTGCTCACCACATCAGATTTATTTAAGTTCTAA
- a CDS encoding acyl-CoA thioesterase — MSRYIFETKMEVRDYECDIEGIVNNANYLHYMEHTRHLFLKECGLSFAEMHNKGVDAVVARMNLQYKVPLQCDDEFFSRLWLEKQGVRYVFHQDIFRAKDEKLCLKATVELVCLINGKLGNSEDYDKAFEKYFSPQS, encoded by the coding sequence ATGAGCAGATATATATTTGAGACAAAGATGGAAGTAAGAGATTATGAGTGCGATATTGAGGGCATCGTGAACAATGCCAATTATCTGCACTACATGGAACATACCCGCCATCTCTTTCTGAAGGAATGCGGCCTCAGCTTTGCCGAAATGCACAACAAGGGCGTGGATGCTGTGGTGGCGAGAATGAACCTTCAGTATAAGGTTCCGCTGCAATGCGATGATGAATTCTTCTCACGTCTGTGGCTGGAGAAGCAGGGCGTGAGATATGTTTTCCATCAGGACATCTTCCGTGCCAAGGACGAGAAACTCTGCCTCAAGGCAACCGTAGAACTCGTCTGCCTCATCAACGGAAAGCTGGGCAACAGCGAGGACTACGACAAGGCATTCGAGAAATACTTCTCTCCTCAGAGTTAA
- the dusB gene encoding tRNA dihydrouridine synthase DusB: MKIGNIEFGPQPLFLAPMEDVTDIGFRMLCKRFGAAMVYTEFVSAEALVRSIKSTVSKLTISDEERPVGIQIYGRTTEDMVEAAKIVEQAKPDVIDINFGCPVKKVAGKGAGAGMLRNIPLMLDITREVVKAVNVPVTVKTRLGWDCENLIITDLAEQLQDCGIQALTIHGRTRSQMYTGEADWSLIGEVKNNPRIHIPIIGNGDITTPEEAKLAFERYGVDAVMIGRATFGRPWIFKEIRDYLDNTGAAPLTVDEKIDLLEEQLRINVERIDEYRGILHTRRHLAASPIFKGIPDFRQTRIAMLRATTVEELTGILKECRERIKAIE, translated from the coding sequence ATGAAAATAGGTAATATAGAATTTGGGCCTCAGCCCCTCTTCCTCGCTCCGATGGAAGACGTAACAGATATTGGCTTTCGCATGCTCTGCAAGCGATTCGGAGCTGCCATGGTTTATACTGAGTTCGTATCGGCGGAAGCCTTGGTGAGAAGCATCAAGAGCACCGTCAGCAAGCTTACGATAAGTGATGAAGAGCGCCCTGTGGGCATTCAGATTTATGGTCGCACCACAGAGGATATGGTGGAAGCTGCCAAAATCGTAGAACAGGCGAAGCCGGATGTGATTGATATTAACTTCGGCTGCCCAGTGAAGAAGGTTGCAGGAAAGGGTGCAGGAGCCGGAATGCTCCGAAATATCCCATTGATGCTGGATATTACAAGAGAAGTGGTAAAGGCGGTAAACGTGCCGGTAACTGTGAAAACCCGACTGGGATGGGATTGCGAGAACCTCATCATCACCGACCTTGCCGAGCAGTTACAGGATTGCGGAATCCAGGCGCTCACCATCCACGGCAGAACCCGTAGCCAGATGTACACCGGAGAAGCTGACTGGAGCCTCATCGGAGAGGTGAAGAACAATCCCCGCATCCATATTCCGATCATCGGCAACGGCGATATTACGACCCCTGAGGAAGCCAAGCTTGCCTTCGAAAGATACGGCGTAGATGCGGTGATGATTGGGCGCGCCACCTTCGGCAGGCCTTGGATTTTCAAGGAAATTCGTGATTATCTGGATAATACGGGCGCTGCTCCATTAACCGTAGATGAGAAAATCGACCTCTTGGAAGAGCAGCTCCGCATCAACGTGGAGCGCATCGACGAGTACAGAGGCATTCTCCACACCCGTCGCCACCTTGCCGCCTCCCCTATCTTCAAGGGCATTCCCGATTTTCGCCAGACGAGAATCGCCATGCTGAGAGCCACGACCGTGGAGGAACTAACTGGGATTCTGAAAGAATGTAGGGAGAGAATCAAGGCAATAGAATAA